Proteins from one Plodia interpunctella isolate USDA-ARS_2022_Savannah chromosome 3, ilPloInte3.2, whole genome shotgun sequence genomic window:
- the LOC128683798 gene encoding uncharacterized protein LOC128683798 has translation MVNMNRHIFVNNMMKSLVIFIVYFVNVKSVPPRYCLHALNKSDCNMKPTPVFSYYKSGSRCEIEYWRGCPTFNKFANQYDCVDTCIYHFGEHAEFNETPVLEDPPNEIDFEEELLDLSDEDLGELEHVVEQVAEDIQRLKITEEAPPPPVTTPEINVTEPKLQDETEEHHTTENDHGTTAPPTTSTDVTHETVPPTTEPSEPEVTTTDKPSSESGLPDEVELP, from the exons ATGGTCAACATGAACAGACacatatttgttaataatatgaTGAAGagtttagtaatttttatagtttattttgttaacgtGAAGTCCG TGCCACCAAGGTACTGCCTCCACGCCTTGAACAAGAGCGACTGCAACATGAAACCCACTCCGGTGTTCTCCTACTACAAGAGCGGCTCCCGTTGTGAGATCGAGTACTGGCGCGGCTGTCCTACCTTCAACAAGTTCGCCAACCAGTACGATTGTGTAGACACGTGTATCTATCATTTTGGCGAGCATGCGGAGTTTAATGAAACTCCAGTGTTGGAGGATCCACCAAATGAGA TCGATTTTGAAGAGGAGCTGTTAGATCTATCTGATGAGGACTTGGGAGAACTAGAACACGTTGTAGAACAGGTCGCAGAGGATATTCAAAGACTTAAAATTACTGAAG AAGCTCCCCCTCCTCCTGTTACAACACCTGAAATCAATGTCACTGAGCCCAAGCTCCAAGATGAGACTGAAGAACATCACACGACTGAGAACGATCATGGTACAACAGCACCGCCGACGACGTCAACCGATGTGACACATGAAACAGTGCCACCTACAACTGAACCATCGGAACCAGAAGTAACAACTACCGACAAGCCCTCATCTGAATCAGGACTTCCAGATGAAGTTGAATTACCGTAA
- the LOC128683797 gene encoding uncharacterized protein LOC128683797, giving the protein MTSVYYADADHMRFSRSPVLKVAKMGNASANNEGHKKGKNNKIVEELEKVKKNTCGSCGFGLWIAVGVVVSITVIVTGIGEIGTTVYAAKYTLLYTSALTGQLVAYIVLALSSAFALSIAVYALFGLFQKKKRPLHIAGLVLVTIAVVQAVTSGLSANLTSKEKEALAMSLNTTFRLAVHNAKDLEYWATISSDLKCCGVSGPSDYRTTIPSSFPPDVPIFCCPNFNISEPEVVQKAEREICKTLGLYHTVGCDVKVRNFAEILAAMSTIVTIVFVVLEVVLALHIYITYKVSEKREKKKEAKNTTVEAGTSCTK; this is encoded by the exons ATGACAAGTGTATATTACGCTGATGCAGACCACATGAGATTCAGTCGATCACCTGTCCTGAAGGTGGCTAAAATGGGAAACGCGAGCGCTAACAATGAAG GACATAAAAAAggaaagaataacaaaatcGTTGAAGAACTGGAGAAGGTGAAGAAGAACACATGTGGCTCGTGTGGTTTTGGTTTATGGATAGCCGTCGGGGTAGTTGTTAGCATCACTGTCATC GTGACGGGGATTGGTGAAATTGGAACGACTGTGTATGCAGCCAAGTATACATTGCTGTACACTAGCGCCCTCACTGGACAACTGGTAGCATACATCGTCCTAGCGTTGTCTTCAGCCTTCGCTTTATCCATCGCCGTCTACGCACTGTTCGGTTTGTTCCAGAAGAAGAAGAGACCGCTGCACATT GCCGGGTTGGTTCTCGTGACCATAGCCGTGGTTCAAGCAGTAACAAGCGGACTCTCAGCCAACCTGACTTCTAAAGAGAAGGAGGCCCTCGCAATGTCGCTGAACACGACCTTCCGACTGGCTGTACACAACGCTAAAGACTTGGAGTATTGGGCCACGATTAGCAGTGAC CTGAAATGCTGCGGCGTGTCCGGTCCAAGTGATTACAGGACGACCATCCCCTCATCCTTTCCCCCGGACGTTCCCATCTTCTGCTGCCCCAACTTCAACATCAGTGAACCCGAAGTGGTCCAGAAAGCGGAGAGGGAGATCTGTAAGACTCTTGGATTGTACCACACAGTCGGATGCGACGTCAAAGTCAGGAACTTCGCCGAAATATTAGCTGCTATGAGCACGATTGTTACAATCGTCTTCGTCGTTCTCGAG gttGTATTggcattacatatttatataacatataaagtAAGTGAAAAGAgagaaaagaaaaaggaaGCGAAAAACACAACTGTTGAAGCTGGAACTTCATGCACAAAATAg